The genomic stretch ACGCAGGAGATGTGGATGATGCCGCGGCGCTCCCTCACGGTCGCGGCTCGTCAGAAGGATTGGTCCACGGCGTCATCGTGCAGTTCGGCGGACAGACACCGCTTAGCTTGGCGGACGGCTTGCAGGAAGCCGGCGTACCGATTCTCGGGACCAGCGTCGACGCGATCGACCGCGCCGGCGACCGCGAGCGGTTCCGGGCGATGTTGCAGGAGCTCGGTCTGCAACAGCCGGCGAATGGCATTGCGCGCTCCGTCGAAGAAGCCCGCGCCATCGCCAAGGACATCGGCTACCCGGTGCTCGTCCGCCCGTCGTTCGTGCTGGGTGGCCGGGCGATGGAGATCGTCTCCGATGAGGACCAGCTCAACTACTACATGGCCAACGCCGTCGAGGCCGCGGACGATAAACCGATCCTCGTCGACAAGTTCCTCGACGCCGCGACGGAGGTCGACGTCGACCTGCTAGCCGACTTCGACGCCGACGGCAACGGCCGCGCGGTCGTCGCCGGCGTGATGGAGCACATCGAGGAAGCCGGCATTCACTCCGGCGACTCCGCTTGCACCCTCCCGCCGTACTCGTTGAGCGACGACATCGTCGATCGTCTCAAGGACCAGGCCCGTCAGATGGCCAAAGCCCTGCGCGTCCGCGGCCTGATGAACGTCCAGTTCGCGATCAAGGACGGCGAGATCTACGTTATCGAAGTGAACCCCCGCGCGAGCCGGACGGTTCCGTTCGTCGGTAAGGCCACCGGCATCCCCTGGGCCAAGCTCGCCGCGCAGGTCATGGCCGGCAAATCCCTCGACGACCTCAACGTGACCGACCCGCCCAAGCTCACGCACACCGCCGTCAAGGAAGCGGTCTTCCCCTTCAGCAAGTTCCCCGGCGTCGACATCATCCTCGGCCCGGAGATGCGCTCCACCGGTGAGGTCATGGGCATCGACCAGACGTTCCCGCTGGCGTACTTCAAGGCCCAACTAGCCGCCGGCACCGAGCTGCCGCGCGAGGGAAACGTGTTCCTATCGGTGCGAAAAGCCGACAAAGCCGCGGCGGTGAATCTCGCGAAACACCTTCAAAAGCTGGGCTTTTCGCTTATCACGACGACCGGCACGCACGATGCGCTGGCCGAGGCCGGGATCGACAGCCAGAAGATCAACAAGATTCAGGACGGCCGACCGAACCTCAAGGACATGATGGCCGACGGGAAGGTTCATCTCGTCATCAACACGCCCACCCGCAAGGGCCCGACGACCGACGAGGGCAAGATCCGCGCCCTGACCGTGCGCAATCGCGTACCGATCATCACGACGATGACCGCCGCGTTTGCCGCCGCCCGCGCGATCGAGTCGCTGCAGCAGGGCGATTGGGACGTGAAGCCGCTGCAGGATTATCACGTGTCCACCGCAACGTCCTCCTCTGCATAGTCATCCTGAGCGTGGTCGAAGGATCTCTTCAGTTTCGTGGCAGGCTCGGTCACGAAGTCGAAGAGATCCTTCGACCGCGCTCAAGATGACTTGGTGTTGGTCGGTCTTCGGAGTAGCTTGCACGGACCACCTGAGGAGGTTCGATGTTGGCCCTGATTCTCTGTCTCGCGTTGCAAGCCGAAACGTCGTCGCCGCCCGATACCGGGCGGTTTCTCATCGTCGCCAAGTACGAGCACCAACGTCCGCCCAAACCGATGCCGCGATTGCGCGTGAGCGGGCCGGGGACGGTGCTGCACAAGTGGTGGAAGAACAACGGCGCGGTGTTCGACAACGGGCTGGCGACGGTCGACATGCCGGTG from Planctomycetota bacterium encodes the following:
- a CDS encoding ATP-grasp domain-containing protein, which encodes MDDAAALPHGRGSSEGLVHGVIVQFGGQTPLSLADGLQEAGVPILGTSVDAIDRAGDRERFRAMLQELGLQQPANGIARSVEEARAIAKDIGYPVLVRPSFVLGGRAMEIVSDEDQLNYYMANAVEAADDKPILVDKFLDAATEVDVDLLADFDADGNGRAVVAGVMEHIEEAGIHSGDSACTLPPYSLSDDIVDRLKDQARQMAKALRVRGLMNVQFAIKDGEIYVIEVNPRASRTVPFVGKATGIPWAKLAAQVMAGKSLDDLNVTDPPKLTHTAVKEAVFPFSKFPGVDIILGPEMRSTGEVMGIDQTFPLAYFKAQLAAGTELPREGNVFLSVRKADKAAAVNLAKHLQKLGFSLITTTGTHDALAEAGIDSQKINKIQDGRPNLKDMMADGKVHLVINTPTRKGPTTDEGKIRALTVRNRVPIITTMTAAFAAARAIESLQQGDWDVKPLQDYHVSTATSSSA